The genomic region CAGAGGGCTGTGCCCTGGCTCACACTGCCTTTCTGGAGCACTACATAAGTTTACACCGTGTTCTCATTGGCACAGCCTTGGACAAGGTACAGGCACTGACTGGTGTAGCTGAAGCCTCAGGTGTGACAGCTGCATTAAGCAGCACGTGCTGCATGAAAAGCAAGGTAGGCAGATTGGATTGAGCAAGTGTGAGGGCAAAATTGACAGTGATAACACACCCACCTCAGGAATACCTTGGAAGTGTTGCAACACTGGTTTTCTTGAGAACTCTGTGCCAAATCATCTTCCTCTCAGCTGTAGTGTGGGGAATGCCCtgttaaaagataaaaataattcttattttaaaaattcttagtATAGCAGTGTTGTATGACTACGTTTTATTCACAGCAAAACTGAAGTGATCCAAAGTAAGATATTGATTGTGACTTCTGAGATGTTCGTTCAGTTGAGTGACAATGTGTGATGAGAATTGGGAaatggttttttattttcatttctttttttccccccaggaatTTGGAAAGTCATGGGAGGAAGTGCAGTCAGAGGACGACCGGGAATTACTAGATAACCTGGAAGAGTAAGAGTTACTTATGTGCCCATTACACAGACTTGCAGgaccattatttttaaagtagtttcAGGGAAAATGCTGTGCACGTTTAGCACACAGTTTAAATTCATTTAAGCCAATAAAATCAACTCCAAATTGTCCTCATTAAAAACACTTCTCAGCAATGAGAGTTGTAAACTTCATACTTCAACCACAAGCCTGTTGTTTCCCTAGAGCTCAAACAAGAGCGTTCTGGGTTTCTAAAGATGTAGacaaaatgcattattttttacttctgtaCCAGAAAACATTGAATCGCTTTTGctcaaatttaaaaatcaaaagtaaGCATCAAAAATGTCagtatgaggaagaaattgtaTGAAAAAATTTGATAAAAAGCTAGTAACTAGAGATTAAAGAAGGATTTGAAAGGAAgcttctcagcagtgctgattGAGGGCAACATCCACCTCCTCTGCATACTTCTGTGGTCCAGGCCCTCAGATCACTGCAGAGGTGGTTTCCTTGGCCATACAAAATGGAATAAGCAGGAAGTAATTTATGGGTATCAGGGTCCCTGATCTTCCTGGTTCTCTCTGTGACTTGAGGTTAATTTTACATGGCTCTACCTGGTTGCAGTAATAGTTCTATCTCTCAGCAGTGCTAGGGTTTAAACGGATGTTTAGGTAAAGTATTCTCTGTGTACATGTCTAAATGCAGCATAAGTGAGTAATTAATATTTCATAAGTAAATAACACTTAGAGTTAGCTCTGCCCGATGATTATGACTTTGGCTGGTGTATTGAAAGATTAGAAAGGtataaaagaattttaaaagacctccgaaaaataaacactgaaagCAATATTTGATGACTTACCAAACTGGATAGAAATTGAAGTTAATATTCTGTTTGTTAATGCAGACAGTTTCAAGTAGGATTTAATGCCTGTCTGCGCAGGAATTATCCAACATTAACATTAACTGCTCAGTTGTTTTCAAATTTGTAATTTGTTTAGACTCTACACCAGATTGTAATCATGTATCCAGCTATAAATCCACTCTCTTTTCCACCCCTTTAAAGTATTCTGTTTCTCTGGATTTATTTCTAGTGTTGTGAAAGCATAATTTAAATTGCCCTTTCTCAAAatgtctcttctcttttccacaACTAAATGAATCTTTTTGACTTTTATTCATAAGAGACTGGTCTGACTGGGAAGAGCATCCTGTGTGTGCAGTTTGCCTGTTTTGTGAACAACAAGCAGACACCACAGAAAAACTGTATCTTCACATGCAGGTAAGACTTCTTTTAAGTAACTGTTTTTTCATCACTTTggaattaaaaattatgtttgtaACATCTTTATTAAGGTCAAATCAGCTGCTGCATTAGAATGCCCTCTTCAGCACAGAACCAAAGTACTGCATGCACCTCCAGTATTTGTTACTAAAACATGCAGAGAAGTCAAGCTTTACATTAAGAGTATGACTGGCTATTACTTGTGAGTGTAGAGACTGCTGCAGACAGTAAAGAAATAGCATCTTTGATATCATAGTGGTTTCGTGATGTAATATATTTTATCGTTAGcatctgtgtttcagttttaatGAACTATTTAACAGTATGAAACACGAATATGGAAGTTTCTGATGAACCAAAACTTCTGGGGTTTGTTTCATGTATTCATGTTTGTGTGTCTATATGCATATGTCTGTGTCAGCCCATGAAAAGCTGAGCTGTTTTTAACTTGGAATAGTAGAAGTAGTGGAaataagatatttttttcttcccttttttttttcctccagaaatcACATGGATTTCACTTTCCTAAAATAAAGTCAGAGCATGGTGAGTAAGAGGTGCTGTAATTGTCAGCATTTGCCACTAGTGTGGAGAAAACCACATCATAAGAATAGTGGAAAACAAGtttattggttttatttttgtagagACATTTAACTTTTCCATTATGGAAACTGTTTCTGCCAGCTTACAAAAGCAAGCCAAGAACACTTTATTTTTATGGAACTGTTGTTACTGCCAAGGATGTGTGCTATTTTCTTTAGACCCATTGGATTCTTTTGCAGAGTATCTTCTACAAATACCTGCTCTATGAGTTCCAGGTCTGGCTGCTGGAGACTTGGaagcattattatttttttattattgttgctgttgttgttgttttattattattattgttattattatgcCTGCTAAGACTTGCTTACAAGTTAGAAGCTTTGTTTGGCCAATGTTTGCTTTCTGCTGTAGAATAGAGTCATTTAGGTTGGggaagacctttaagatcattgaggccaaccattaacccagcactgccaagtccaccactaaaccatgtgcctgagtgccacatctacacatcttttgaCTACCTCGAGGCATGGTGACATAACcgcttccctgagcagcctgtgccaaggcttgacaagcctttcagtgaagagatttttcttaatacccaacttaaacctccccctatcacttgttacctggaagaagagactgacccctgCCTGGccacaccctcctttcaggtagctgtagagagcaattaAGTCGCTCTTGAgcccccttttctccaggctaaacaggggggcaatccctgccctggtcctgctggccacgctatggctgatacaggccaggatgccattggccttcttggccatctgggcacagctggctcatgttcagctgctgtcgcccagcacccccaggtcctctTCTACCGTGcagcttcccccagcctgtaacACTGCATGGGGTTGTGTGACCCAactgcaggacccagcacttgtcAAACATAACACACTGGCATCCTGACCCAGGCTCATCTCTTAATGGGCCTGGTTTTATCCCTTACCCCCTGCAAGTCTAGTTTAAAGCTGTCTCCATGAGACCTGCTAACTCCTGTGCAAGAatccttttctccctctgaGACAGGTGTACCCCATCAGTCACCAGCAGGCCTGGGATCATGTTGACACGTGATCTGAAAACCCCAAATTCTTCCAGTGACACCAGGCTTGGAACCAGATATTGATCTGCTGGctcttcctgtttcttcccTCATTATTCCTTGCAACTGGAAGGACAGAGGAAAATACTACTTGTGCTCCTGATCCCTTAACCAGTCATCCCAAGGCCCGGCAGTCTCTCTTGATTGCCCTTGGACTTCTTGTTGCAACTTCATCACTGCCCACCTGAAAAATCACGAACAGATAATTACCCATGAGGGTAGGAAGGTTTCTTGTCACACGTTTAACCCAGGCCCCAAGGAAGCAGCAGACTTCCCCTAGAAGTGAGTCTGGTTGGCATTTTGGGTCTTCCATTCCCTCCAGCAGGGAGTCTTCTGTGGCAATgacctgtctttttttcctttatgggAGCAGTTTTTTGTAGGGCATAGGATGGACTTAACCCCAGTGACACCTCCATGCTGGATGAACCATTGTCCTTGTCACTGATGGGTTCCATTTGCAGGGGCTCACACCTGTTGCACCTGGGGAGGTGGGGCAGTCACAGAGGAGACAGgcctgctgctcagggcagggactTGTCACCACTTGTCACCCTGTCCCTTAAGTCACTGTGctcaggcagggcagagggaggacAGGGAATCCTTGGAACCATGCATCCTGTCTACCTGCTGGGCCTGTCCTGGGGAAGCCAGGGTACAATGCCAATAGTCaatctctctctcatttcccaATATTCCTCAACCTACTTGCCTCCTCCTGAAGCTCTGTCACTAAGCCTAAAGACTTCAAGAGAGAGGAAGCAAAATGTTTGCAGTTTTTGCACCAAACAAAGGGTTAGTTTCCCAGCAGCTAGGAATAAGCACTTATTCAGTTAACTTGCTAAGATACAGCATTCAGGCAGTGCTGGTCTGCAGTAAACTCTGATCAATCCTTATGCTTAATCcaagaaagcatttttaaattaagtctTACGTTGCCCAAATGCTTGTTCGCTACCATCTCTTCCAGGTCTGAACTTCTATCAGCAAGTAAAGCTAGTGAATTTCATCAGAAGAGAAATCCATCACTGTCGTTGTTACAACTGCCAGGAGAAGTTTGAATCCAAAGGAGGATTGATAAATCATATGGAAGAGACTAAACACATTGCATTCCTGCCAGCCAGGTCTACATGGGATCAACCACAGTAAGGGCAAATACATTTCTTCCAGCATTTATACTTTTACTTGATAATTTCTGTGAAACAGTAAGTTGAAAGTTCTGGGGTTTTCCAATGCAACAGTGCCCTGAGCTTCCTAACTCTACTGGCCTCAAAACTACTCAGAATTAGAAATCTCTATACAGTCTGAAGATAAAAAGAACATGGGATACTGCTCTGCTGGTTGCATCCAGGACACAGTGTCCCCATATGTGGGATGTGTACTTTCAAGTCAGTATGCTAGAGAAGTTGGTTGTTGCAAAATTGTTCTAGAACCAAATCAATCCCCTTCTTTGCATGTCTAATGTAGATATATGCATGATGTCTACCTAACTTTAGGCATCAAAACAAGTTGGCTGTTTACCCATagttttttccatggaaaatagAGAGAGAGTGTAACAAAACACTGGTTCAGACTCTAAGTAGGCTGTGTGGGTCCCGGGAATGATGCTCTCTACTGGGTGGTAGAGCACAGGGAGTGTTCTAACTCAAACGCCTCAGTTCAGCATTTGTTGCGGGACAAATATGGATCTGTAGTCTCTGTTGTGACATCATTTGGCTGAGGAAATAGGAGGAAGAGCTTGTCTGTTGTCAGCTCTTCTCTGTGACTCTTCTACACTTTGCATACCAGTTGATTTTTTGGGTATGCTGTTTACTGTCATTCCAGACAACCAGACTTGCtcgtttttccttttttaaaattctaatctCAGCCTCTCAAACCAGATGTGTAACTGTCTAGTAATCATGTCTTCTTGCTTTCAGGTATTATTTTCCTACCTATGAAAATGATACACTCCTGTGTACACTGTCAGACAGTGAAGATGTGATAACTGAGGATCAAAGTGAAGAAGTGCCTGTTGTAAGTGAAGATATATCCAGTCTAAAAGCTCTCAAACAGAGCAGTGTTTTAAATCAGCTTCTGTGTGAAGAGAACAAGAGTCAGGAGAAATTTTGACCTGGAAGTACACTGGCTGACCTTTAGTGCTTCTTCTGCAAGACAAAAAAACATTCAGTCTTTCAATACTATTGGTATACAGTTAAACTCACAAATATTATTATCACTGGAGAAGTATTAGAAAGTGAatgctaaataaaaatttaagtgttaattttgttggtttatcttcctttaaattttagcttcattttaaaattgacTGCTTGATTTTCTGCTTGGATCTTCAAATACCATTAGTGTTACTTacaaatttttcatcttttttaaaatttttcctgAATAAATCAGAATCTGAGTTCTATTTTAGGGCCACCTTGTGAAAGGTGGGAACAACTGAGACAATGCGTAAAGCCAGTGAGTAAATCTTCTATGTGTTATTGCTGTTAgagagcaaacagaaaatgtaattcTTGGTCTGGTGTGTGAAGGaagttttgctatttttaacCTTAGAccttttagaaaatgaaaacaaatctaTATATCTCTATTATTAATCATCAATATTTAAGACACATGGTGCCTATTCTGAAAACTAACTCAGAAACATCAGTAAAGCTCTGCCTGTCCCAGGAATATCTGACTGCATGAAAAGCTGACAGTCCGAAGTCTAAAAAAGCATAGGAACAATTGCAATATTGGTTGCATCAAAAATCCAAAGACTTTAAAGTAGATTTCTTGTATGGTTATGAACTACATTAAAGAATTACTTAGGGAATTGCAGACACATAAATCCAAATTAAATCCTAAAAATCTCAAGTCCAGAAAAGTTGCCATATTTCCTTTCAAAGGTCCCAAAGTGTCAGAAGTCTTCAGCATGTCCAGAAAGAATATCAGTCCTGATAGGGTAAAGTTGCTCAGAGCACAGGTCCTGCTAGGATGATCCAAACTAACTGTTCTGAAATGTTAAGTAGTTCCAGAATTCAGGTTTAGCTTTCCATAATATGTAGAACCTCTTTCAAAACCATTAGtacattcttttttcttctttaggtCAGTGTTAGAGCACTTGCTGAAAGTGTGAAAGCCTTGACTCAGTGCCCTTCCCTGCCTGAGAAGATTCAAAGCTGTAGCTTTGCCTTTGCACAGCCCTCTTTACCTGAAATTCCTTGCTGTCAGTAAGAGTTGTTGTTTGTCTTTATACTGTGACTGTGAATTATAAAGCagtccctgggagctggggctaAAGTGCAGATCTTAACCCATGTTCTGCTAAGCTTCTATGTCCCACCTCATTCACCCTGCAATCTTATTTGCAtcagtttcttttcatttgcattGAACTGGTTTTCTTCTGCCATTACTCATCACCCTCTAGCACctctctttgctttccctttcatACTTTTTCTTGGGCCTGGGTGCTCTGGAGATAAGTTAGAACAACAGGATGCTGAAAATGCACTGAGTAAGACAGATCAGCCACATAAACTGCACAGTGAAACAGAGACAGAAGCAGTATCTGTCTCTGTAAAGAGGAAATGGGATAGAAGTGCAGCAGGTGCTGAGAATACAGACAGAAAAAGGGGACGGGTGTAGTCATATGTTTGGATTGATACAAAAATTTAGGAGGAACAAGCACAAGCCCAGTATTTTTCAGCTAAAATGTCCTGACCATCTTAAATAAGCTATAACCTGTACTTCCTGCATTTGTAAAATTCTTAATTTCATACAGTAATTGCAATGgctgttgctgcttttttttccctctttttccaagCAGTTATTTTCATCCTGGCTTAGAAATTGATTTCAGTCTTTGCTTTTTAGTCAGATTCTTAGCTGAGGAGGGAATAAGAGTTAATGGGGCTTACATTAGTGATGTGTGTTGAGCAATGgagaaaaatcaacaaaagaactgtggcagcagcacacaAATGAGTCTTATGGCAGGCCCATCTCAGGAGGGCACATTAAGGGAAACATAAAATTTTACTGATATATCATAAAGTGAAATTGCAAAACATTTCCTAACCATAAAGAATGTGGTGCTGAGTCATTCAAATCcctacaaaatgaaaacaatgtcAGCAATATGGAGTGACTGCTATTCTGGTTCTAACAGAAATttgaaaaagcaatttttcagtGTAGAATTAAGAGACTATCTAAAGGTAAATTGTATAAATAACAGAGACTGGTTGTCAGTTTtgagtaaagagaaaaaaaggacttAGGAAGAATTCATAAGCAGCGTATAACTGCTGACTAGAAATATAAGGAACATGAGGAATCAGATTAGGGTTGAGCTTGTTACTTCAGTTATGAACAGGCAGCGAAGTAGGTTTAAGTCTTTTGTAGGTTCACAGAgagggttggttttggtttctagAGTAAAAATCAAGAATTTTCATTTAGCACAATGGTGCCTGACATTTTGCTGGAGCATACTTACTTGTTCATATAATGCCCACAATTTTCCCTAGGCATTCTTGGCCTCTTAtctgttttaaaactgaagttattttttgTCACAAATAGGGGACACAGTAATGACTGTATACAGTTATCAGGAGCAAATATGGTCTTctaaaaaaagagtatttttggAAGCATtgcaacaaaaataatattgtaATGCCTTAATTCATGGAGTGGACAGAGTTTGGGTTGGCAAATGCTCTTGAGAGAGATCAGGAGAATGAGTGCTTCTGATTGGTATGAAAAAATCTATACTAGTTTAACTCCAGTGAACATTTCTTACAACAACTCCTCTTAGCCTAGACCTGGACTCCTTATACACACTCACTTTTCTGTGTCTAAAGCCATGTTTAGAAGGACCTgggttaaaggaaaaaaaatgcttgtgtCCTGGTGTCTGGTAATTCATC from Corvus hawaiiensis isolate bCorHaw1 chromosome 4, bCorHaw1.pri.cur, whole genome shotgun sequence harbors:
- the ZNF277 gene encoding zinc finger protein 277 isoform X2, with protein sequence MIIEHKLVIADVKLVADFRSYILHWKRRFAEQPITDFCSVIRTNSKAPLEEQDNYFLLCDALPEDRLLREQLQQKKLREILEQQQQERYDTSFHSVCMFCDQEFTGNRSVLLNHMAREHAFNIGLPDNIVNCYEFLAVLQGKLDSLQCLYCEKVFRDKNTLKDHMRKKQHRRINAKNKEYDKFYIINYLEFGKSWEEVQSEDDRELLDNLEEDWSDWEEHPVCAVCLFCEQQADTTEKLYLHMQKSHGFHFPKIKSEHGLNFYQQVKLVNFIRREIHHCRCYNCQEKFESKGGLINHMEETKHIAFLPARSTWDQPQYYFPTYENDTLLCTLSDSEDVITEDQSEEVPVVSEDISSLKALKQSSVLNQLLCEENKSQEKF